The Aequorivita sublithincola DSM 14238 genome window below encodes:
- a CDS encoding homogentisate 1,2-dioxygenase, translating into MPFYHKLGKIPPKRHTQFRKPDGSLYSEQLFGTVGFDGMYSNIYHENRPTQVKEIKKQYNVAPKIAKANHMESLRLKGFNIKPEKDYLDSRKTVLTNSDCSIILAAPQESQTDYFYKNSNADELIFIHKGTGKLRTFLGNIDFKYGDYLVIPRGIIYQMQFDTEDNRLFIVESRRPIYTPKRYRNWFGQLLEHSPYCERDIRKPQELETHNEKGEFLMKVKKGDDIFDIVYATHPFDVVGYDGFNFPYAFSIHDFEPITGRIHQPPPVHQTFETDAFVVCSFVPRLYDYHPDSIPAPYNHSNIDSDEVLYYVDGDFMSRNDIEAGQITLHPAGIPHGPHPGATERSIGKTKTDELAVMVDTFKPLQVTEDGMKLSDGTYYQSWLEKE; encoded by the coding sequence ATGCCTTTCTACCACAAACTGGGCAAAATACCGCCCAAACGACATACGCAATTCCGCAAACCAGATGGAAGTCTTTATTCCGAACAACTTTTCGGAACCGTTGGTTTTGATGGGATGTACAGTAATATATACCACGAAAATCGCCCTACACAGGTGAAGGAAATTAAAAAACAATACAATGTTGCACCTAAGATTGCAAAGGCAAATCACATGGAATCGTTGCGGCTAAAGGGTTTCAATATAAAGCCCGAAAAAGATTATCTAGACAGTCGTAAAACAGTGCTAACCAATAGCGATTGCAGTATAATTCTAGCAGCACCCCAGGAATCCCAAACGGATTATTTTTATAAGAATTCAAATGCAGACGAATTAATTTTCATCCACAAAGGCACTGGAAAACTTCGCACTTTTCTGGGCAATATAGATTTTAAATACGGAGATTACCTTGTTATTCCACGAGGAATCATATACCAAATGCAATTTGATACTGAAGATAATAGACTTTTTATTGTTGAATCTCGTCGCCCAATTTACACCCCGAAACGTTATAGAAACTGGTTCGGACAGCTTTTGGAACATTCACCTTATTGCGAGCGCGATATCCGCAAGCCGCAAGAACTTGAAACTCACAACGAAAAAGGCGAATTTTTAATGAAAGTGAAAAAAGGTGATGATATATTTGATATCGTATATGCCACACATCCCTTTGATGTTGTTGGTTATGACGGTTTCAACTTTCCTTACGCTTTCTCAATCCACGATTTTGAACCAATCACAGGCCGCATTCACCAACCGCCACCAGTACACCAAACTTTTGAAACTGACGCTTTTGTAGTATGTAGTTTTGTGCCACGACTTTACGATTATCATCCAGACAGTATTCCTGCGCCATATAATCACAGCAATATAGACAGTGATGAGGTGTTATATTATGTAGATGGCGATTTTATGAGTAGGAATGATATTGAAGCCGGACAAATTACATTGCATCCAGCAGGAATTCCACACGGGCCACACCCTGGAGCTACAGAAAGAAGCATCGGTAAAACAAAAACAGACGAACTTGCCGTTATGGTAGATACTTTTAAACCTTTGCAAGTTACTGAAGATGGAATGAAACTTTCAGATGGAACATATTATCAGAGTTGGCTTGAAAAGGAGTAG
- a CDS encoding DUF2442 domain-containing protein — protein MSILISKSNNAVSLSFENYKMEIVFEDSRELSIPLEWFPKLRNATENELNNWRFIGDGEGVHWKDLDEDILIENLLN, from the coding sequence ATGAGTATTTTAATAAGTAAATCCAACAATGCCGTTAGTCTAAGCTTTGAAAATTATAAAATGGAAATAGTTTTTGAAGACAGTAGGGAATTATCAATTCCGTTGGAATGGTTTCCAAAACTGCGAAATGCAACTGAAAATGAATTGAACAATTGGCGTTTCATTGGCGATGGCGAGGGTGTTCACTGGAAAGATTTAGATGAAGATATTTTAATCGAAAATCTTCTAAACTAG